GATGATCGATCGCTCGCGTTTTGCGATCAGCACCGAGGAAACCCGCTATTATCTCAACGGCATCTATCTGCACGCGACCGAGAGCGAGGGCGCGCCGGTGTTGCGCGCGGTGGCGACCGACGGCCATCGCCTCGCCCGCGTCGAGGAGCCGCTGCCGGCGGGGGCCGAGGGGATGCCGGGCGTCATCGTGCCGCGTAAGACCGTCGCCGAACTCCGCAAGCTGATCGAGGAGACCAGCGATCAGGTGACGGTAGCCCTTTCCGATACCCGCATTCAATTCACCCTCGGCCCGGTGATGCTGACCAGCAAGCTGATCGATGGCACCTTTCCCGAATATGATCGCGTCATCCCGCGCGGCAACGACAAGGTGCTGCGCGTCGTGAAAAAGGATTTCGCCGAGGCGGTTGCGCGCGTGGCGGCGATCTCGCTCGAGCGGACGCGGCCGGTCAAGCTCTCGCTCGCGCGCGATCTGCTGGTGCTGTCTGCCGCCAATCCCGAGCACGGCACGGCGACCGAGGAACTCGATGGCACCCGCGTCCATTACGATAACGGGCCGCTCGAAATCGGCTTTCAGGCGCGTTACATCACCGACATCACCGACCAGATCGAGGGCGAGGTGGAATTTCTCCTCGCCGATGGCGGCGCGCCGACGATCGTCCGCGATGCCAGTGACGCGAGCGCGCTTTACGTGCTGATGCCGATGCGGGTTTGATATCGCGGGGCCTGAAAAGGGCTGGATGTTGCGCCTCAGCGGCGTCGGTCTGCGGCTGACCCGCCTCACGCTCAGTGATTTCCGCAATTATCCCCATCTCGCCTGGCATCCGGGGGGGGCGGCGGGGGCCCGCATCGCGGCGATTTTCGGCCCCAATGGCGGCGGCAAGACCAATCTTCTGGAAGCGATTTCGCTGCTCGGCGCGGGGCGTGGTTTGCGCCGGGCGCGCCGCGCCGATCTCGCCCGCCGCGAGGGCGCGGGCGGCTTCGCGGTCGCGGGGCGCTTTGTCGGGAGCGAGGGCGAGTTTTCTGTCGCAACCGGCGTTCCGGCGCCCGCAACCCCGGCCGCCGAGCCACGGCGGATTTTTCGCCTCGATGGCGCGGCGCTACAAAGCCAGGGCGACATCGCCGCCCGTGTCGCCCTGGCCTGGCTCACCCCGCCGATGGAGCGCCTGTTTCAGGAGACGGCGGGCGGGCGGCGGCGCTTTCTCGATCGGCTGGTCGCCGCCCTCGAAGCGGCGCATGGCGGTGAACTCGCCGCCCATGAACGAGCGCTCGCGGCGCGTATGCGCCTCCTGCGCACGCACGGCGCCGATCCCGCCTGGCTCGCCGCGATCGAGGACGCGATCGCCCGCCACGCGGTTGCCGTCAGCGCGGCACGTGGCGCCGTCCTGCGGCGGCTCAATCAGGCCTTGGCGACCGTGACCCCGGACGGCTTTCCGCCGGCGCGCGCCGATCTTTTGTGCCCGATCGCTGCGCGGCTCGCGCAAGCGCCGGCGCTCGCGGTCGAAGAGTGGCTGCGCGCGCGGCTGCGCGAGGGGCGCAGCGCCGATCGGGCGAGCGGGCAGAATGGGGTTGGCGCCCATCGCGCCGATTTCACCCTGCACGACGCCGCCCGCAACCTGCCGGCAGCGCAAGCCAGCACCGGCGAGCAGAAGGCGTTGCTGATCGGCGTCATCCTCGGCCACGCCGCCCTGGTCGCGCGGGTGCGCGGCTTCGCGCCTATCCTGTTGCTTGACGAGCCGATGGTGCATCTCGATGCCCGGCGCCGCGCGGCACTGGTCGCGGCGTTGGCGGCACTTCCGGCGCAAATTATTCTGACCGGGACCGATCGCGAGCCGTTCTTGCCGCTCGCGGACGCTGCGACCGGCTGGCATTGCGGCGGCGGCGGGCTGATCGCCGATCCCGGCTTCCTGCCCGCTGCCGACGCCAGGGGTGCTGCCGCGCCACTGCCGCTCTGAGGCCGCCCGCCGCCGCCCTTTTTCAACCGCCTCTGGGTTTTACACGCCCGCCGGTCTATAAAGACGGCCCTATCATCCGATTTTTCTGGAGAATTTTGCCGGCATGACCAAACCCGCCGCGTCCCTGCCTGAAGCCGAGCTTTATGACGCTTCCTCGATTTCGGTGCTCCGGGGGCTGGAGGCCGTGCGCAAGCGCCCGGGCATGTATATCGGCGATACCGATGATGGCTCGGGCCTGCATCACACCGCCTCCGAAATCATCGACAACGCCATGGACGAGGCCCAAGCCGGCTTTGCCCATGCGGTGCGGGTGACGCTGAACGGTGACGGCAGCCTTACCGTCCGCGATGACGGCCGCGGCATCCCGATCGACATCCATCCCGAGGAAGGCATCTCGGCGGCCGAGGTGGTGCTGACGCGGCTCCATGCCGGCGGCAAGTTCAACCAGAACTCCTATAAGGTCTCAGGCGGGCTGCATGGCGTCGGCGCCGCCGTTGTCAATGCGCTTTCGGAATGGATGGAGGTCCGCATTTGGCGTGACGGGCGCGAATATTTCATCCGCTTTCGCCGTGGCGAGGCGGAGGCGCCGCTTGCGGAAGTTGGCCCGTCGGATGCGCCGACCGGGACCGAGGTCACCTATAAGCCGGACCCCGAGGTCTTCACCAAGACCGAGTTCGATTATGCGGTGCTTGAGCGGCGTCTGCGCGAACTCGCCTTTCTCAATTCCGGGATCGCGATCGAATTGCACGACGAGCGCCATTCGCCGCCGCAAACCACGCGCTTTCATTACGAGGGCGGCCTCAATGCTTTCGTCACCTGGCTCGATCGCGCCAAGGCTCCGGTCTTCACCCCGCCGATCAGCCATCACGCGAATGACGGCGCGCATGGCATCAAGGTCGAATTCGCGCTCTCCTGGAACGATAGTTTCCATGAGACCATGCTCTGTTTCACGAACAACATCCCCCAGCGCGATGGTGGCACCCATCTCGCCGGATTTCGGGCGGCACTCACCCGGGTCGTCACCAAATACGCCGAATCCATGGGCAAGAAAGACAATCTCGCGCTGGTCGGCGAGGATATGCGCGAAGGGTTGACGGCGGTGCTTTCGGTCAAGGTGCCGGACCCGAAATTCTCCTCCCAGACCAAGGACAAGCTGGTCAGCTCCGAAGTCCAGCCGGTGGTGCAAGCGGTGACGGCGGAGGCGATCGCGCATTGGTTCGAGACGCATCCGAAAGAAGCGCGCGGCATCATCCAGAAGGTGATGGATGCGGCGGCGGCGCGCGAGGCGGCGCGCAAGGCACGCGATCTGACCCGGCGCAAGGGCGTGCTCGACGTCTCGACGCTGCCCGGGAAGCTCGCCGATTGCCAGGAGCGCGATCCCGCGAAAGCGGAGATCTTCATCGTCGAGGGCGATAGCGCCGGCGGCTCGGCCAAGCAGGGGCGCGATCGCAAATATCAGGCGATTCTGCCGCTCAAAGGCAAAATCCTCAATGTCGAGCGCGCGCGTTTCGATCGCATGCTGTCCTCGGCGGAAGTGGGGACGCTGATCACAGCACTCGGCACCGGCATCGGGCGCAGCGATCCCGAGCAGGGCGGCTTCGATATCAACCGGCTGCGGTATCATCGCATCATCATCATGACCGACGCCGATGTCGACGGTTCGCATATCCGCACGCTTTTGCTCACGTTTTTCTTCCGCCAGATGCCGGAGCTGATTGCGCGCGGCCATCTCTATATCGCCCAGCCGCCGCTCTATCGCGCGAAACGCGGCAATGACGAGCGCTATTTGAAGGATGACGCGGCCCTCGAACAGTTTCTCGTCGGCAAGGCGCTCGCCGAAGCGCGACTGACTTATGCCGACGGCCGGGTGTTCAGGGATGCGGAACTGGCGGAGGAAACGGCGTTTCTTCGCGAGGCGAGTCACCGATTGGCCCGCCTCGCTGAGGCGACGGCGCCGGTTGCGTTCCTTGAACAAGCGGCGATCGCCGGCGTCCTTTCCCCGGAAGCCGTCCATGACGCGGCGCGGGCGCAGGATTTTGCCGCCCGTCTCGATGCGGTCTCGCTTGCGAACGAGCGCGGCTGGGTGGTCGCGCCCGATGGCGACGGTCTGGTGTTTGGTCGCACCGTGCGCGGTGTCACCGAACGCTATCGCCTCGATGCGACGGCGCTCAAAAGCGCCGAGGCGCGTTGGCTCGCCGCGCGCGCTGCGCGTCTTTTCGGCGGTTTCGCGGCGCCGGCGCGGCTCGATCTCGAAAAGGAAGGCGGCACAGTCTTTGGCCCCCACAGCGCCTTCGAGCGTATTTTGGCGGAGGGGCGGCGCGGGCTTTCGATCCAGCGTTTCAAAGGGCTCGGCGAGATGAATCCCGAGCAATTGTGGAAAACCACCCTCGATCCCGCGACGCGGACGCTGTTGCAGGTGCGGATCAGCAGCGATGAGGAAGCGGCCGAGGTGTTCAGCACGCTGATGGGCGATGTCGTCGAGCCGCGACGCGATTTCATCGTCGGCAATGCGCTGAGGGTCGCCAATCTCGACGTCTAGAGTGGGGCAAAGCATGACGGGACAAATGTTTTTTGGTTCTTTTTTACAAAAAAGAACGATTTTCCTATGTCTGACCATAGTTGCGCTGACCTGTTCTCCCTTGATGACCCCGTCTGCGCGCGCCGAGGGGCTGGCGTTCGTGATCGATTCCGGGGCGGCGGCGATCAGCCTCGTCGATGTCACGACATTGCAGGAAATCCGTCGCGTTCCCGTGCTGCGCGAGCCGCATCACATGGCGCTGACCCCCGATCATCGTTTTCTCCTGATCGGCGACACGGTCGGCAATCAGTTGATCTTTTGCGATCCCATCAGCGGCGAGATCGTGCGGCGCGTCGCGATGCCCGATCCCTATCAGCTTCAATTCAGCCCCGACGGCAAGACGCTGGTGGTGACGGAGCTGGCGCGCAACCGCGTCGATATTTATGACGCTGACAGCTATCATTTGCGCTTTCGTCTCGCGCTCGCGTCACTCCCGAGCCACATCAATTTCTCACCCGATTCGAAAACCGCGTTCGTGAGCGTTCAGCAATCGAACCGGCTGGTGGCGATCGCGCTCGCGAGCGGTGATGTGCGTTGGAACGTCGCTACCGAAGACACGCCGGCCGGGGTGCTTTGGCTCAATGGGCGGGTGCTGGTTGCGGTGATGGGCGGCAATGGTCTCGCCGTCGTCAATCCCGCGACGGGCGCGATCGAACGCCGCGTCATGACCGGGCGGGGCGCGCATAATCTCTTTCTTTCGCCCGATGGCAAAACGCTTTACGTCACCAACCGTGTCGATGGCACGATCGCTGTGCTCGACGCTAAAACCCTGGTGGTGGCGCGCGAGATCACCCTGCCGGGCGGGCCGGATGATCTCGATTTCGCGCCCGATGGCAAGCTCTGGGTGACGCGGCGCTTTGCCCATAGTGTTGCCGTGCTCGATCCCGAAAGCGGCAAATATGCGATCATCGAGGTCGGGCGTTCGCCGCATGGGATTTGGCTCAACACGCACGATCATCTGCCGCGGGCTATCGCTGCGCGTGAGACGCAGCCGTGAGCGACCCGCTCGACACCGTCGCGGGCTGGATCGCGGAGAACGTGGCGATCCCGCTGCTTTGGCATCTTCATCTCATGCAATGGGAAGATCTTGCCTATGGATGGGCGCTTTTCGCCATCTACGGCGCGGTGCAGGTTCTTCTG
This portion of the Acidibrevibacterium fodinaquatile genome encodes:
- the dnaN gene encoding DNA polymerase III subunit beta, whose translation is MNFKADRATLLKALAHVQSVVEKRNTLPILANVLIVAREGRLSLTATDMEIAVVQEVAATVLQDGAATAPAATLYEIVRKLPDGLEVEISHPGGETALQLRAGRFATSLNALPVEDFPAMTAGSLAHRFALPAGVLRAMIDRSRFAISTEETRYYLNGIYLHATESEGAPVLRAVATDGHRLARVEEPLPAGAEGMPGVIVPRKTVAELRKLIEETSDQVTVALSDTRIQFTLGPVMLTSKLIDGTFPEYDRVIPRGNDKVLRVVKKDFAEAVARVAAISLERTRPVKLSLARDLLVLSAANPEHGTATEELDGTRVHYDNGPLEIGFQARYITDITDQIEGEVEFLLADGGAPTIVRDASDASALYVLMPMRV
- the recF gene encoding DNA replication/repair protein RecF (All proteins in this family for which functions are known are DNA-binding proteins that assist the filamentation of RecA onto DNA for the initiation of recombination or recombinational repair.); protein product: MLRLSGVGLRLTRLTLSDFRNYPHLAWHPGGAAGARIAAIFGPNGGGKTNLLEAISLLGAGRGLRRARRADLARREGAGGFAVAGRFVGSEGEFSVATGVPAPATPAAEPRRIFRLDGAALQSQGDIAARVALAWLTPPMERLFQETAGGRRRFLDRLVAALEAAHGGELAAHERALAARMRLLRTHGADPAWLAAIEDAIARHAVAVSAARGAVLRRLNQALATVTPDGFPPARADLLCPIAARLAQAPALAVEEWLRARLREGRSADRASGQNGVGAHRADFTLHDAARNLPAAQASTGEQKALLIGVILGHAALVARVRGFAPILLLDEPMVHLDARRRAALVAALAALPAQIILTGTDREPFLPLADAATGWHCGGGGLIADPGFLPAADARGAAAPLPL
- the gyrB gene encoding DNA topoisomerase (ATP-hydrolyzing) subunit B, whose product is MTKPAASLPEAELYDASSISVLRGLEAVRKRPGMYIGDTDDGSGLHHTASEIIDNAMDEAQAGFAHAVRVTLNGDGSLTVRDDGRGIPIDIHPEEGISAAEVVLTRLHAGGKFNQNSYKVSGGLHGVGAAVVNALSEWMEVRIWRDGREYFIRFRRGEAEAPLAEVGPSDAPTGTEVTYKPDPEVFTKTEFDYAVLERRLRELAFLNSGIAIELHDERHSPPQTTRFHYEGGLNAFVTWLDRAKAPVFTPPISHHANDGAHGIKVEFALSWNDSFHETMLCFTNNIPQRDGGTHLAGFRAALTRVVTKYAESMGKKDNLALVGEDMREGLTAVLSVKVPDPKFSSQTKDKLVSSEVQPVVQAVTAEAIAHWFETHPKEARGIIQKVMDAAAAREAARKARDLTRRKGVLDVSTLPGKLADCQERDPAKAEIFIVEGDSAGGSAKQGRDRKYQAILPLKGKILNVERARFDRMLSSAEVGTLITALGTGIGRSDPEQGGFDINRLRYHRIIIMTDADVDGSHIRTLLLTFFFRQMPELIARGHLYIAQPPLYRAKRGNDERYLKDDAALEQFLVGKALAEARLTYADGRVFRDAELAEETAFLREASHRLARLAEATAPVAFLEQAAIAGVLSPEAVHDAARAQDFAARLDAVSLANERGWVVAPDGDGLVFGRTVRGVTERYRLDATALKSAEARWLAARAARLFGGFAAPARLDLEKEGGTVFGPHSAFERILAEGRRGLSIQRFKGLGEMNPEQLWKTTLDPATRTLLQVRISSDEEAAEVFSTLMGDVVEPRRDFIVGNALRVANLDV
- a CDS encoding YncE family protein, coding for MFFGSFLQKRTIFLCLTIVALTCSPLMTPSARAEGLAFVIDSGAAAISLVDVTTLQEIRRVPVLREPHHMALTPDHRFLLIGDTVGNQLIFCDPISGEIVRRVAMPDPYQLQFSPDGKTLVVTELARNRVDIYDADSYHLRFRLALASLPSHINFSPDSKTAFVSVQQSNRLVAIALASGDVRWNVATEDTPAGVLWLNGRVLVAVMGGNGLAVVNPATGAIERRVMTGRGAHNLFLSPDGKTLYVTNRVDGTIAVLDAKTLVVAREITLPGGPDDLDFAPDGKLWVTRRFAHSVAVLDPESGKYAIIEVGRSPHGIWLNTHDHLPRAIAARETQP